CGATGGCTCCGGCGTTCTCTGTGACCTGGACAACTTACAGATGTATGTGTGCTATCATTATATCTGAGTCATAGAGTTGAATATCAGTTCTTCTGAATGACTGCAACGAACAATAATCTTCATTTTTGATTAGTTTGCCAAGTACTTTGCTGGTTAATTGATGAAACCCCAAATATTTTTAGTTTGTTATAATAGTTTGTCTTTTATCATATATAAGACAAAAAAGCAGGAAATctctttacatttttcatttgactaGTAAGCTGAAGCACAGGGATGCGCGCCACGAAGATGGGTTTAATGTCATGATGCAGGCCCATGCCATCTACATGGTAACATCCACATGTGTATAATGCAATATAGACATGGGCTTCAAGTGTTAGCTACAGtatttccagaaaaaaaaaaagattaaaccCATTTTTAAAGTTGCAACTCTATTTCTCTAGTCCAAAAAAGATGGAAGCTGGAGGTAATAATTGATTTATACAATACAAGCAAAACATCAACAtgataatataaaacaacaacaatggaaACTaatctttatctttctgtttgaGATGTACACACAGTGGGTATGTCACCCTGTAATTTTATTTTGAGTTAACTAAAGTTAGATGTACggctatagatagatagatagatagatagatagatcctttattgtcattgtcacaagtACAATGAAATTGTAAAGTGCtcaccagtcagtgcatcattcataataaaaaaagaatggatagatagatggttaaagatactctttttttgttgttgttgtaattaaAATTTATCTGGTGTCCTTTCATTCATGAACCTCTGCAGGTTCAGCCAGAATATTCTGATGCTGAGGGAGCAAGTGGACGACACCCAGAGGCAGGTAGCCTGTTTGGAGGGGGAGCCCCGAAGGACTGACCCACTCAGAGAGGAGCAGGTCAAGGAGCTGCAGGGGCAGCTAGAGACGCTCAGAGCCAAGATGCACAGCATGGAGACGTTAGAGAAATCCTTCAATGAAGCTAAGAGGCATCTGGAGGTGAGAGGCTTTTCAGTAGCtcctttctcacacacacacacacacacacacacacacacacacacacacacacacacacactcactcactcagtcctTTCACAAAATACACAGACATTTTGGATGATTCTGTAAGTCAGACTCCGTTCACAGAAAGGTTGTGTAACATTCTCAGATAAGGCTGCATGTGTGAATGATATCAGTAAGTTTCTCTATTCTTTGTTTTGTGGCCAAAAGTCTTTCCAGAGATGATAAAAAGTGCTGCATAACAAGCCATGGAAGTATACATGATccacacataaaacattttcctaCCTTTTTTGTACTTAAAggaacagaaaacacagcaCCAAGAGGAGCTTTTGAAAAAGCAGTTGGAGGAGGCTTTGCAAGAGGTAAGTAGCATAAAATTAGAGTTTATATGTATTGTTAAAGAAACAATAATTAAGGTAACAAGACACTGAATTTATAGTGTAATAAATGTGGTGTGTAAACATTGTGACAttgagtgtttgtgtatgcataAAATTGACTTAAATTTGTGAATCTGTTTTCAACATCCTTAGCAAAAGAAAGTAATCGGCGAACTTGCTCTATCTCGACaaggcttcgaagagattctctTGGCCAAAAACAAAGAGCTGGAAGTGACAAAGGTGTGAAGTTATATCCACGGACATTTAAGTGTTATCTTTTGCTGAGTTTTGTATGGAACCAGCAgaactttcttcttttcttcttttttttcataggaggagaaagagaaggcgAGAGCTCAAAAAGAGGAAGTTGTAACACAAGTAACTGAAGTTCTGGAGAATGAGCTTCAGTGCATCATCTGCTCAGAGCTCTTCATCGAGGTAGGAGGTCTTCCCTTGTTGTCTCATTTTAGGCCTTTTATTACATCATGCATATCTGTCTCTGATGCGCATAAAAAATCAACACCTCTGTATCTGCCATCTTCCCCAGGCGGTCATCCTGAACTGCGCTCACAGCTTCTGCAGTCACTGCATCAAGCAGTGGCGCAAAAAGAAAGACGAGTGTCCGATCTGCCGACAGGCCATCCAGTCTCAGACTCGCTGCCTGGCGCTGGACAACTGCATCGACAGCATGGTGGAGAACTTGAGCCTGGATATGAAGGCGAGGCGTCAGACACTTATCTCTGAGAGGAAAGGTGAGAGGTGCGTTATCAAGAGCGTCATTAGTATCCTTAAGTTAAGACCGTTAGAAAAGTGAGGTTATACAGAAGCTtgatgatatacagtatatacacactgTTTGGGTGGTGGGTGATGTAGTTTGAACAACAGGTCAAGCAACCGGCTTTCATCAGAGACTGAAAATGACCTTGTTTGAAGATGCTCTGGTGTCATATGCCCATATTTGGTTGGGCATACTTCAAATACTGTTGTTTGTATGTCTCTTCACATAGAAAGCCAAAGCATGTGCTACAGTATTATGAACTAAAACCTCTGTGATTTTAATATAACTAAAGTAAGGCAGCTCCAATGAAAACATACCCACGTCATCATATCGGTTTGTTCCGCTTTTGTGGAGCCGTGACGCTTAACCTGCGATGGTCAGTGTTTTATGGGAAATGGTGCTCGTCAAAgctataaaaaacagaaatcataTTTGATTTAGTTGCAGTTTCACTTTGACTTTCTATGGTTAAGCTGTGACCAAATTCTCATATTATCATGCTAAAACTTGTTGGACAGTTCTTGTGAAAGAACAAATCAAATTGGGACCATGATGTGTTGAGTTCAGCCTGAGTGCTTAAATACTCAACAACAATATGCTTTTTGAAAATCTTTTCTACTACAGCATTTGAAAAGATGCGTCATACGCGGTCAATATCACACTTGTGTACAAGTTACCACATGGGTGAGTCATATAGCATTAATATCTGACTGACAGTCACATTTATCATATCAAATGTCAGGACAGCCTTGACATGTCTGGGTGAGCTGAGTGACTAATGCTCGTCTCGCCCTTAGCAACAACCACAAGGTGCTCGAGCGGGTTCAGTGAAGCTGCTCAGCGACTCaagcagtttttaaaataattacgTTTTCTAGGATATTAAAGAAGAATTACTTTCAGTGCTTTAAACCATCTTGGCCTTCTCCAAGATTTCGAAAAAGGAGGCGTGCAGGTGGGTTGTTCAGAGTGTGGAGCAGAGTGAAAGTTTTCAACACAAGATGGCAGCACAAAGAGGCTGTTATATTTGTCTTCTCTCTTTGATGCATGATGTTCATTAATGCTGAAATTAAAGCAAAATTTGATTCTATGTCATGAACTATGAATGTTTCATGTGTGGAAgagataattaaaacaaaatcaaatgcAAACACATATCAGATCAAATGCCAGTAAATACAGGTAGGCTTTCAAAGCTTTTATTAAATGTGGCTCTGATTTAGCTGATCTGAAAGTGAGGGAGTTCCCATGTATGATTTCATCTTTCTAACACCTGTGTAGCCAAAGCCTGATTTATCTTCATCCTCTGTGCCAAAGAGCTCAAGTGTTGTCCAACAACgtttaaaacacataaatgaacCTCACTGTTGCACTGAGTGACAGTTCTTCTATTTGGGTTTGGATTATTTTTGCACACTtacaccatcctgctgccatAAATACTGACTGGAGCACCAAATGTGTGTTCAGTCACAGTTTAAAGTAGCAATGAAAACAATTTCCTTCTATTTAAGAAATGAGAACTAGACCGCCCAGCCGTTTTAGGAaattatttaacctttttttagTAGCGAAACTAAAAATATGTGACCTGTATTTTTAAAATCCGACTCATCCTTAAAAGTCAGGTGAACCACTTGGAAGTGGTTCTGTGGGATGATGCGTTTCTGTTTATTTGCCAGCAGCAGCTGACTCTGCAGAGGTGATGGTGATCCACGACGACGACAGCAGCGGGAGCAGCGACAGTGACGGCAGCATGGTGTCCATAGATAGCAGCCTCAGCTACAGCAGCCTCAGCTCTGTGGTGTCCGTGGACACAGACAGTAGCATCCACTTGGACTCCAGTTCTTCCTACAGTGGTTATGGTTACTCTGATGACAGTGTTGATGAGTCTGAAGATTAGTCTTTTTCTACTTCAGGCTGCAATGTGAATCGGACTTATTGGTGTTTGCATTTCCCTGGAATGTTCCGGGGACCTTTAAGATAAGTAAGCAAAGTTTGGTCTCATCATGAGTCCAGGAACAAGAGTGAACTaagatttatgtttttctttttgtaaagcTATCAGTTGtcttattgtcttttattttcaattaaaggAATAAAGGTTCTTCCTATGCATTATCACAGTTACTCCCTGACTGGGTTTTGAAGCACATGCTGACTTTATGCAATGAGTGATGCATTGCTGTTGCGGTACTTATAAACTACTGAATCTCTTTGAGTATACATAGAAAAATGCCTTGGTTTCACAAAATGAGGTGCAAATTAATCACCTTTTACCGGAGAGACAGAGCAGTGTTTGTTGCTTTAACACCATCACCTCTCTTTACAGTGAGCTGTTTTCCAAGCTGTCAGTCAGCTACAGGTTTCATTTctacatacaaacaaaacaaaacaatgcagACTGTTGGGATGGCCAAACTGTGACGAGCCAAGTTTGAGTCCGACGGGCACTTTTGTTTTGTGCCATTACTGTATCTTGCTTGCGTGCAATTGCAACTTCATCACCACACATCAGTAATGGAGCTTTGACCTTCTTTTAGCTCTTACGAAGCTGAGTCATGTGGtggaaaaagtgttttaaaaaaaaagatttacagtAGAaggaaactgaactgaaaccGCGGTTCTGAGCTACTGTAATTCCTGAAACATCGCTAAACCAAATGAATCACCAATGATGTTGAATGTTGTGTAACCAACACATCATGCCACTGTAGCTCAACGCCATGCCAAActgattttactttatttttatttttgcatgtaCACCAAACTAAGCCTGAACTGCTCCTTAAA
This genomic interval from Scomber japonicus isolate fScoJap1 chromosome 17, fScoJap1.pri, whole genome shotgun sequence contains the following:
- the rnf8 gene encoding E3 ubiquitin-protein ligase rnf8 isoform X1 encodes the protein MANVTTDSPAAEEDECSDSEVLCLMRVGKNSDWLLLPENTEITIGRGVDVTYQLFSPTCPLMISRLHCTFKQREDGQWTVTDKKSLNGVWVNGNRIPAEEAHRLKLGDSIQLGVPVIETKVEFDYLLVKRLLRDIKHCLAKGHKEGAKASQTPKKSKRKLSVEEVEPSTSKPKLYRCSSADKSSAQSCPLSPVKHYQRLRHTAEETGSSRQIQEVDRSSDGSGVLCDLDNLQMFSQNILMLREQVDDTQRQVACLEGEPRRTDPLREEQVKELQGQLETLRAKMHSMETLEKSFNEAKRHLEEQKTQHQEELLKKQLEEALQEQKKVIGELALSRQGFEEILLAKNKELEVTKEEKEKARAQKEEVVTQVTEVLENELQCIICSELFIEAVILNCAHSFCSHCIKQWRKKKDECPICRQAIQSQTRCLALDNCIDSMVENLSLDMKARRQTLISERKAADSAEVMVIHDDDSSGSSDSDGSMVSIDSSLSYSSLSSVVSVDTDSSIHLDSSSSYSGYGYSDDSVDESED
- the rnf8 gene encoding E3 ubiquitin-protein ligase rnf8 isoform X2, with the protein product MANVTTDSPAAEEDECSDSEVLCLMRVGKNSDWLLLPENTEITIGRGVDVTYQLFSPTCPLMISRLHCTFKQREDGQWTVTDKKSLNGVWVNGNRIPAEEAHRLKLGDSIQLGVPVIETKVEFDYLLVKRLLRDIKHCLAKGHKEGAKASQTPKKSKRKLSVEEVEPSTSKPKLYRCSSADKSSAQSCPLSPVKHYQRLRHTAEETGSSRQIQEVDRSSDGSGVLCDLDNLQMFSQNILMLREQVDDTQRQVACLEGEPRRTDPLREEQVKELQGQLETLRAKMHSMETLEKSFNEAKRHLEEQKTQHQEELLKKQLEEALQEQKKVIGELALSRQGFEEILLAKNKELEVTKEEKEKARAQKEEVVTQVTEVLENELQCIICSELFIEAVILNCAHSFCSHCIKQWRKKKDECPICRQAIQSQTRCLALDNCIDSMVENLSLDMKARRQTLISERKGESS